The Chryseobacterium phocaeense genome includes the window AATCTTTTCCCAACTGAGAATTAGGGTAGGTCTGGTCTGTTTTTTTAGATTTACTTTTTTCGAAAATGTAATCTGCATTATTAATCGTAGAGCCCAGGGTTTGGTATAAATAAGAAACCGTTTCATCATCATGGTGATGGTCGTACAGGGATTTGAAATACTTTTCCTGGCTGGTTTGGTATAGCCGTTTAGGATCTTTGAAGGCAAAAGCTTTGTTATTTTCTCCTTTCAGTGCCAGGCTCAGCATATCATCCACTTCCAGCGCCTGGGTCGGATGATCGCAACGGTAGCATTCTTCATCCAGAAAACGTCCAAGCCAGCCTGTTTCCAGATACTCGTCGCTGCGGCTTGCAGAATGCCAGATATCCATACTTCTGAAATGTGACTTATCCGGATCGGGATAGCCGACATTGTTCAGCACAGAAAGCTCTCCGTTATCAAAAAGCTCTTTAAAATAAGACAGCGCAGGGTGAATACCGGTTTCATCATTTAAAGCTAAAGAATCTTGAATGGCAATATGGTTTCTTTCTTTAAAATAAATATCATTTTTTGCCGGAATAATGGTATTCAGACCGTCATTTCCACCTGTAAACTGAAGAACTACAAGGATTTTCTGATTCTGTTCCAAAGCTTCATCCAAAGCCATTGCTTTCAGGAAATTGGGCATCATAAAAGATGCGGTTGCCAGTGAGCTTATTTTGAGGAATTCTCTTCTTTTGATTAGCATTTTTTTTAGGTGTTAGGGATTAGGGATTAGGGATAGGGTTTAGGGTTTAGGTTGCAGTACTATACTACATTTTACTTATGCTTGTTATCTTTATAAATGTTTTTATGAAAAATAAAATTGAAGGTTGTAAGCTAAATTGCGACTACGATTACCTGCTACCTGATCCCTGCAACCTACTACCTAGCATAACTGGTATTCCGGTGTAGACATCAGATTAATCATCATCATCTTTATACTTTTATCCGAAAAATTCTTTACCGAATCCATATCAAGACTTTTCGGGTTAAGGATCAGATAATCTTCAGGTTTTTTATGTTCAAAAACTTTTTCCAGCCTGCTCCAGTCTATCGTTATATTGGGATTTTTAAATGATTTGTTTAATGCCGTTTCCCGCGATTTCATTCCCATATCAATATCATCATCCTGCCGCGGACTGTATTCCAATGGGCGCAATCCGGACCAGATCTGTGGGATCTGCAGCCTGAGCATTAATGTTGAACTGTCTATCCATGATCTTCCGCTGGGCCATCCGGCTACATTGGGAGGGTAGAGGAGCATTTGTCCGAGCAGTTTCTGATAAACAATCAGGTTTTCAGGGTTCCGGATATTCATCGGAAGCATCCGCATCATTCCGGCCATCAGCTCGATAGGGGATTTTATCCTGTTGCCAATATTCTTTTTATCATAAAACCATGAACTGGAGAAGATAGTATTCATCAGTTTTTTGATATCATAGCCGGAGTTGTAGAAGTCTGTACTCAGTTGTTCCACAATATTCCGGTCTGTATTTTCATTCACGAAGAACTTATATATTTTTGTCGTGATGAAAGTGGCGGTTGTTTTCTGTTCCAGGATGATGTTCAGAATATCTGTTCCTGTAAAGTTCCCGGTTCTGCCCAGAAACTGTTTACTTCCTTCATCATGCAGGTTTCTCCGCTCCTTAAACTGACCTTCCTTGACATATCCCCAGCCTGTAAATGCTCTGGCGCCTTCCCGGATGTCTTTTTCCGTATAATTTCCCCTGCCCATTGTAAAGAGCTCCATGACCTCGCGGGCAAAATTCTCATTTGGGTGGCCCTTTTTGTTTTGTTGGTTATTCAGAAAGTTCAGCATTGCGGGAGACCGGCTTACTTCAAAAAGCAATTCTTTAAAATTCCCAAGTGCATTTTTTCTGATGACATTGAGAAGCTGTTTGTTGAATTTTGAATTATTGATTCTTGTGGCAAAATGTCCGTGCCAGAAAAAAGCCATTTTTTCCCTCATCTGATCTTTGCTGTTGATCATTTTGTCAAGGAAATTCAGGTTCAGTTCATTATTTTGTTCCCTGATTATCCGCTGCATTTCCTTTCTCTTTTCGGCAGGAGTCCGGGTATCCATCATATTATCCGGGATTTGTGTATCAGGGGTGTCATAGCTTATTTCTGTGAAGTTTTCTTCCTTAAACAAATCACTAAGCAGCACTTTGGTATTTTTATTTTCCAGTTCACTGATCTGGTTGATTCCTAATCCGAAACCGGCGCGCCAGAGAAGATGTTTATGATGTAATAATGAATCGGCCATGTTGCGAGCATTTGTTTTTTTGATATTTAAAAAACGGAAAGGTTAAAAATACTAACGTTTAATGACCGGTATTTATATTTTATGTTAAGATTTAGTTAAACAATCATTTAAATTTAACATATTGATATTCATTATTTTATAAAACCCACGTGTGTTAAAATTGATAAAAAAGCCTCCCTTGGCACGATTTTTACAGACTATTGGAATAGTAAAATTTAAAATTAGAGTTATGAAAATGTTAAAACAAGCAATAGTACTGGCTGGAATCTTAACAGCAGGTATCGCAAGTGCGCAGGACTCAAAGATGAATAATATGATCAAGGTAGGCGCGAATGTTGGTTTAGCAGTTCCTGCAGATAACCTATCCGCAGCTGTAGGAGTAGATGTATCTTACCAGAACCTGATTACTCCGGGATTCGGATTGGGTATTGCAACAGGATATACTCATTATTTCGGAAAGAGCAACAACGGTTTTGATAACAATGATGTAGGAGTAGTTCCTGTAGGAGCTTTGATCAGAATTTATCCTAAACAAACCGGTTTCTATTTTGGAACCGACCTAGGATATGGTTTCCTTGTAGGAGATGATAAAGTAGCAACCAACAGTTCTGTGAACAGACCGGACGGAGGTTTCTATATCAAGCCGGAAATCGGATACCACAACAGAGACTGGAATTTCTTTGTACAGTACCAGAAAGTTTTTGTAGGAGATAAAGGTGATATAGCCGGACAGGACTACAATGTGGGGAATATCGGGGTTGGTTTCGGATATAATATTCCATTAGGAAAGTAGTTAGATTTATATATAAACAATTATTAGCCAAAACCTTTTTATGAAAATGAAAAGGTTTTTTGCTTCCATACAGGATTTACCAAAACTATTGTTATATTTGATAAAATTTGAAGGTATGATTTTGAATCCAAAATTTCCACTTTATTTACCAGGAGTAGAGAACAGTAATAATGATCATGTTAGTATCATTGGGGCAAGCCTCCGTGAAGATATCACCATCTTAGGCTATTTTGTTTCCGGTAACGGAGGTCTTGAGATAAAAATTCAGAATGAATATAGCACTAAAGACTATACTTCTTTTTCTGATATATTGAGAAAATTCATGCAGGATAACCAATTGCAGAATGTACAGCGCCTGGCAATGGCTGTACCGGGACCGGTTATTAATGGGAAAAGCAGCCCGGCAAGACTGGGTTGGGATCTCGATATTGAAGAATATACGCAAGGTTTCGGATTCGAGAAAGGAGATATGCTGAATGACCTTGAAGCTTCTGCCTATGGGATGGCGCTTCTTGAAGACAGCGATCTGGACCCGATCTATACCAGTGGACATCTTGAGAAAGGAAATGTAGCGATCCTGGCTCCGGGGAACGGACTGGGGGAAGCAGGATATTTCTTTGACGGAAAATTCCTCAGACCTTTTGCTACAGAAGGAGGGCATTCGGAATTCTCACCAAGAACGAACGTTGAGGTGGAATTTTACCAGTTCCTGAACAATATCTATGGGATTGTGAGCTGGGAAAATGTACTTTCCAAGACAGGGCTTTTCAACATCTACAGATTCTTAAGAGACGTAAAAAGACATCCGGAACCGGAATGGCTTGCAGAGCGTCTTGCGGGAGGAAACTTCTTAGAAGAAATTTATAAGGCTGCCGTAGAAGAAGATGTGCTGATCTGTAAAATTGCTTTGGATACTTTCCTTGAATTCCTGGCGAGAGAAGCTAACAACCTTGTCCTGAAACTAAAAGCTACCGGAGGACTTCTGATTTCAGGAGATATTCCGCAAACAATCAGAGAATACATTGACAAGGGCAAATTCTATGATAAGTTCAAGATCAGTGATAAGATGGAAGGACTCCTGAAAAGCACGCCGCTCTACCTGATCAAACAGAATCATACGGCTCTGAAAGGGGCTGCGCTTTATACCGCCTACTACCAAAATTAAGATACAGACTCCGGAGCTATCCGGAGTTTTTTTATGGGATGATATTATTCATGAAAATAATTGACTAAATTGATATACATCAACAAAATCTATCAGGTAAGTAGACTATATTTGCACCGTTAAACAAGTAAATAACTTATTCTAATGAAAAAAATATTCTTATTGGCAGTTGTTGCCAGCGGTCTTGCATTCGGACAGTCAAAAAAAGTAGTGGCATCTGAGGTACACTGGTGGGGGTACAAAGTAGCAAAATCTGAGGCAAGCTCTCATGACGGGACTGTGAAAGTAAAATCAGGAGATATGGTCATGAAAGGAAACAACCTTGTAGGAGGAAGTTTTGTTCTGGATATGACTTCTATTAACGCAACTGATCTTAAAGGAGAATATCAGCAAAAATTAAACGGGCACCTTAAAAACGGCGACTTCTTTGAGGTTGAAAAATTCCCGACAGCTTCTTTCAAAATCACTTCTGTAAAGAAAAACAGCGATAAAATCTACAGCTCTCTGGTAACAGGAGACCTTACTGTTAAAGGAAAAACAAGCGCTATTACTTTCCCTGCGAAAATTGCTTACAGCAAAGGAGTAGTGAGCCTCGTTTCTCAGAAATTCTCTTTCGACAGACAGAAATTTGACGTGGCGTACAAGTCTACCATGCAGGATGTTTTTGTGAAAGATGACATCGAAATGCTTGTAAAGGTGACTGCTAAATAATTTAATCAAAAAAAGATTATTAAAAGTGTAGAAGTTCTACACTTTTTTTTATTTTTGTTGAATTGTAAATAAAAAAGAATGAAAAGATTACTATTGTTTGCTATGGTGTGCGCGAGCATGTCATTGGTTTCTGCCCAGAAGAAGTTTGATAAGGTTTCAAAAGTGACTTCATCAGAGATCAGATGGTGGGGATATAAAGTTGTAAAAACTCAGGCTTCTTCACATTCCGGAACGGTAAAACTGAAAAGCGGAAAATTCAATTTTGATAAAACAGTCCTGGTAGACGGGGAGTTTATTATAGATATGAGAAGCTTGATGGCTGGTGACGTTTCCGAGGAAGATCAGATCAAACTAACGAATGAGCTGAAAAGCACCAACTTCTTTGAGGTGAAAAAATTCCCGATCGCGAAATTCCACCTGACTAAAATTATTCCGTTAGCAAACAGTGAATACAATTCAACGATCTATGGTGATATTACCATCAAAGGGGTGAGAAAAACCATTACCTTCCCTGCGAATGCTTATGTAACGCAGTTTACAGTAGTGATAGAGTCTGCGAAATTCTCATTGAACAGAAGAGACTTTAAAGTATTCTACCAATCTTCCCTAAAGGATTATTTCATCAAGGACGAAATGGATATCCAATTCAAAGTTTCCACAGAAAAACTGGATAACGATAACAGAGTTCCTGTAAAGAAAAAGAAATAAGTTTAAATACTATAATATGATAATGGGCGGTTTAATGAACTGCCCATTTTTTATATCCGGTAATCTCAGACAGGATTAGTGAGATTTTGTTGACCAAGCATAAGGATTTTAGATGCGCCATTGACAAAGCACATGTTTTATGTACGCGCTTCATCGAATCAATCGAAGATTGATTTTTATCTTTGCATAACTCAAAATATGCGATATTAAGATAAAACCTTTGCGTTGATTGAAACACTAATTTCATAAATGTTTTTTCACGAATGACTAATATACTTAACATACTGGTGATATTTGTGAAAAAAAAGTCAATTAAAGCATCAGGTCCATTTTCAAACTTTAAAAATCTTCAATCTTGTTAACAGTTCAGCACCTCACTGAATTTAATCTATTTTTCTTAAATTAGTCTTATGAAAATTTATGTAATAAGCGGTCTCGGAGCAGATTTTAAAGTACTCGAAAGACTTGAATTTCCTCAGAACTGCGAATTGGTTTTTATAGACTGGCTCATTCCTGAGAAAAATGAGGACTTCCATTCCTACGTGGAAAGAATGGCTGAAAAAATAGATGTTTCAGAACCGTTCTCTTTGCTGGGCTATTCCTTTGGTGGTATTATGGTACAGGAAATCAATCAGCTGAAACCTGCCCAGAAAGTAGTGATCATGGGAAGCATAAGATCAGATAAGGAAAAATCCAAATTTATAAAAACCGGAGAGATCACAAAACTACCCAGAATACTTCCTGTAGGGATGTTTAATGACAAAGCTGCCAATGTATATTCTGTGATAAGAAAACTCTTTGATCCGAAAAATCCCAAACTCCTGCAGTATTTTACCGTCCGGGATCCGTATTATCTGAAATGGTCGGTGGAGAAGGTCTCTGAATGGAAATTTGAAGAAATTCCCAATGTGATCCAGATTCTGGGAGATAAAGACATCGTGTTTCCTATTAAATATTCAAAGCCGGATTATGTCATCAAAGGAGGAACGCACCTTTTCCCAGCTACAAAACATAAAGAAGTTTCAAAAATACTGAAGGAGGTTTTTGTGTGAAAATCATATATTTTTTTAGTTTTTGTTGTTTTTTAAGGGGTTAGTTTATAAAATATATGTTTTTATAAAATTTATATTTAATTTTGATAGGGTTAAATACAAATTTTATGAAAATTGGTTTTAAATGGATCGTTTCATTTTCGGTCATTACTCTGGTGGCATTCGGAGGTTTACTCTGGAGTCCTATTGCAGATTTTCCCAAAACCGGTGAATTTCTCACTGAAGATAACATTGTGGGAGCTGATGTAGCATGGATTCTTGCTGCTGCAGGTCTTGTACTTCTCATGACACCCGGACTTTCATTTTTTTACGGCGGAATGGTCGGAAAGAAAAATGTAATATCCACGATGTTGCAGAGCTTTATTGCACTCGGTGTTATTTCCATATTATGGGTAGTGGTTGGGTTTTCCCTTTCGTTTGGAGATTCCCTGGGATTTGAGGTCAATGGAGTGCATTACGGGATTATCGGAAATCCGTTAAGTTATCCGTTTTTCAGTGGTGTGGGCGTACTGCCTCACAAAATGATGGCGTCTACCATTCCCTTTGTCCTGTTTGCCCTTTTTCAGATGAAATTTGCCGTTATTACTCCTGCCCTGATTACAGGATCTTTTGCAGAGCGGGTACGGTTTATTTCATATCTGCTGTTTATGGTACTTTTCAGTCTTTTCATTTATACACCACTATGTCATATGGTTTGGCATCCGGACGGGCTTTTAAACAAATATTTTGGGGTAAAAGATTTTGCCGGCGGAACCGTTGTCCATATGAGCGCAGGTTTCGCAGCATTGGCAGGTGCTTTAGTGCTGGGAAACAGGAAAAATCCACATCATGAGCCTTCGAATATTCCCTATGTGCTTCTGGGTACAGGAATGTTGTGGTTCGGATGGTTTGGATTCAATGCAGGATCTGCCTTAAGTGCCAGTGCTTCTGCAGCTATGGCTTTTGGAACCACCACCATAGCTTCTGCCTCTGCCATGATGACATGGATCTTTTTTGACCGGATCAACGGGAGAAGTGTATCTGCACTGGGAGCCTGCATCGGAGCGGTAGTAGGGTTAGTGGCTATTACGCCCGGATGCGGTTTCGTTACAATTCCGGAGAGCCTGTTTATAGGATTTTCGGCGGCTATTGTTTCCAATCTGATGGTCAACTGGAAAGCTTTAAAGAAAATAGACGATACGCTGGATGTTTTTGCCTGTCATGGAGTAGGAGGAATTATGGGAATGATCCTGACAGCTGTATTTGCCCATGGTGAGAATGCAAGTCTTCTTCACGGAGGACCGGAGGTTTTTATGCATCATATGGCGGCCTTGCTTCTGGTCTCTGCTTTTACGTTTTTCGGATCGCTGCTGTTGTATAAAATTACAGACTCTTTAATTACACTGAGAGTTTCCGAAGAATCTGAAAATATGGGTCTTGATATCTCTCAGCATGAAGAGAGCCTGAAATGGTGAATTTCAAATCGTAAATTAATCTGAGTTTGGGATATGAAATTAAAGATAAAATGGCTGGAAGCTGGAGAGGGATGCTGGAAGATCATATCAGTCATTAATAAAGTTGCTTTAAATTTCTGCTTTCCAGACTTCAGTAGCTTCCCTCTTCAGTCTTCAAACTTCCTGACAAGATTATAAACATAAATGTCTATCCCGAACTCAGGGTAAATTAAGATAATAAACCTAATTTCAGACAGGTGGAATTAATATATTATCATGTATCTTTGTTTTAAGTGGAAAATGAACAGTGATTTATGGAATCTATATCGGTTTTTGAGATTATTAAAGTAGGAATAGGCCCGTCCAGCTCTCATACGATGGGCCCGTGGAATGCAGCATCTGCATTTATCAGGATTATAAAAAGGGAAAGATCCATTGAAGAAGTGAAGGAGGTTTTCCTTGAATTCTTTGGCTCACTGGCCAAAACGGGGATTGGGCATGGAACGGATATTGCCGGAATGCTGGGATTGAATGGCGAAGATTTTACGACCATCAATACTTCAAAAATTGATGAAAAAATAGAGAAAATAAAAAAAGATCAGATCATTAACCTCGGTGGAGAAAAAGAAATTCCTTTTGTCTACGGGCATCATTTGGTTTTAAACATGCAGAAATCCCTTGATTTTCATCCGAACGGAATGATTTTTAAAGCTGTTTTCGAAGACGGAACCGAGCTTG containing:
- a CDS encoding DUF1501 domain-containing protein; this translates as MLIKRREFLKISSLATASFMMPNFLKAMALDEALEQNQKILVVLQFTGGNDGLNTIIPAKNDIYFKERNHIAIQDSLALNDETGIHPALSYFKELFDNGELSVLNNVGYPDPDKSHFRSMDIWHSASRSDEYLETGWLGRFLDEECYRCDHPTQALEVDDMLSLALKGENNKAFAFKDPKRLYQTSQEKYFKSLYDHHHDDETVSYLYQTLGSTINNADYIFEKSKSKKTDQTYPNSQLGKDFKTVASLIRSDINTQVYYLSVGSFDTHVNQNDRQRKLFTDINEAVKSFVSDLKSNGLFNNVLLMTFSEFGRRVAQNASNGTDHGTANQMFFISGGLKKKGLLNALPDLQNLNEGDLIYTEDFRKVYATILKNWLKADSSKVLGWKNGIYDFI
- a CDS encoding DUF1800 domain-containing protein; its protein translation is MADSLLHHKHLLWRAGFGLGINQISELENKNTKVLLSDLFKEENFTEISYDTPDTQIPDNMMDTRTPAEKRKEMQRIIREQNNELNLNFLDKMINSKDQMREKMAFFWHGHFATRINNSKFNKQLLNVIRKNALGNFKELLFEVSRSPAMLNFLNNQQNKKGHPNENFAREVMELFTMGRGNYTEKDIREGARAFTGWGYVKEGQFKERRNLHDEGSKQFLGRTGNFTGTDILNIILEQKTTATFITTKIYKFFVNENTDRNIVEQLSTDFYNSGYDIKKLMNTIFSSSWFYDKKNIGNRIKSPIELMAGMMRMLPMNIRNPENLIVYQKLLGQMLLYPPNVAGWPSGRSWIDSSTLMLRLQIPQIWSGLRPLEYSPRQDDDIDMGMKSRETALNKSFKNPNITIDWSRLEKVFEHKKPEDYLILNPKSLDMDSVKNFSDKSIKMMMINLMSTPEYQLC
- a CDS encoding alpha/beta hydrolase → MKIYVISGLGADFKVLERLEFPQNCELVFIDWLIPEKNEDFHSYVERMAEKIDVSEPFSLLGYSFGGIMVQEINQLKPAQKVVIMGSIRSDKEKSKFIKTGEITKLPRILPVGMFNDKAANVYSVIRKLFDPKNPKLLQYFTVRDPYYLKWSVEKVSEWKFEEIPNVIQILGDKDIVFPIKYSKPDYVIKGGTHLFPATKHKEVSKILKEVFV
- a CDS encoding YceI family protein yields the protein MKRLLLFAMVCASMSLVSAQKKFDKVSKVTSSEIRWWGYKVVKTQASSHSGTVKLKSGKFNFDKTVLVDGEFIIDMRSLMAGDVSEEDQIKLTNELKSTNFFEVKKFPIAKFHLTKIIPLANSEYNSTIYGDITIKGVRKTITFPANAYVTQFTVVIESAKFSLNRRDFKVFYQSSLKDYFIKDEMDIQFKVSTEKLDNDNRVPVKKKK
- a CDS encoding ammonium transporter translates to MKIGFKWIVSFSVITLVAFGGLLWSPIADFPKTGEFLTEDNIVGADVAWILAAAGLVLLMTPGLSFFYGGMVGKKNVISTMLQSFIALGVISILWVVVGFSLSFGDSLGFEVNGVHYGIIGNPLSYPFFSGVGVLPHKMMASTIPFVLFALFQMKFAVITPALITGSFAERVRFISYLLFMVLFSLFIYTPLCHMVWHPDGLLNKYFGVKDFAGGTVVHMSAGFAALAGALVLGNRKNPHHEPSNIPYVLLGTGMLWFGWFGFNAGSALSASASAAMAFGTTTIASASAMMTWIFFDRINGRSVSALGACIGAVVGLVAITPGCGFVTIPESLFIGFSAAIVSNLMVNWKALKKIDDTLDVFACHGVGGIMGMILTAVFAHGENASLLHGGPEVFMHHMAALLLVSAFTFFGSLLLYKITDSLITLRVSEESENMGLDISQHEESLKW
- a CDS encoding YceI family protein, whose translation is MKKIFLLAVVASGLAFGQSKKVVASEVHWWGYKVAKSEASSHDGTVKVKSGDMVMKGNNLVGGSFVLDMTSINATDLKGEYQQKLNGHLKNGDFFEVEKFPTASFKITSVKKNSDKIYSSLVTGDLTVKGKTSAITFPAKIAYSKGVVSLVSQKFSFDRQKFDVAYKSTMQDVFVKDDIEMLVKVTAK
- a CDS encoding glucokinase gives rise to the protein MILNPKFPLYLPGVENSNNDHVSIIGASLREDITILGYFVSGNGGLEIKIQNEYSTKDYTSFSDILRKFMQDNQLQNVQRLAMAVPGPVINGKSSPARLGWDLDIEEYTQGFGFEKGDMLNDLEASAYGMALLEDSDLDPIYTSGHLEKGNVAILAPGNGLGEAGYFFDGKFLRPFATEGGHSEFSPRTNVEVEFYQFLNNIYGIVSWENVLSKTGLFNIYRFLRDVKRHPEPEWLAERLAGGNFLEEIYKAAVEEDVLICKIALDTFLEFLAREANNLVLKLKATGGLLISGDIPQTIREYIDKGKFYDKFKISDKMEGLLKSTPLYLIKQNHTALKGAALYTAYYQN